The Sporosarcina luteola genome contains a region encoding:
- a CDS encoding glycine betaine ABC transporter substrate-binding protein: protein MTKKMFGLGAAALLAVGLTACGSDDKAGDSTSGGGGSASVGESVDYKITGIDPGAGIMEATDRALKDYDLKKWDVTTGSGAAMTAALKKAYDAEKPIIITGWTPHWKFAKYDLKYLEDPKGSYGGEEQIRTIGRTGLAEDLPEAHQILSNFHWTEEDMGEVMVAIQEGEKEDVAAQNWIDANADKVAEWTDGVDKVDGDAIKLAYVAWDSEIASHNVVKLVLEEMGYKVTLTQVEAGPLWTAIADGSADASLAAWLPVTHETYAKKFDGKFEELGTNMEGVKIGLVVPAYMDIDSIEDLKE from the coding sequence TTGACTAAGAAAATGTTCGGATTAGGTGCAGCAGCATTACTTGCAGTAGGATTGACGGCTTGTGGAAGTGACGATAAAGCGGGAGATTCAACATCAGGCGGAGGCGGTTCGGCATCAGTCGGCGAATCCGTTGATTATAAAATCACGGGAATCGACCCGGGCGCAGGCATTATGGAAGCGACTGACAGAGCGCTGAAAGATTACGATCTCAAGAAGTGGGACGTCACTACGGGATCAGGCGCAGCGATGACTGCGGCATTAAAAAAGGCGTATGATGCAGAAAAGCCGATCATTATCACAGGTTGGACGCCTCACTGGAAATTCGCGAAATATGATTTGAAATATTTGGAGGATCCAAAAGGGTCATACGGTGGGGAAGAGCAAATTCGTACAATTGGAAGAACAGGACTTGCGGAAGACCTTCCGGAAGCCCACCAAATCCTTTCAAATTTTCACTGGACTGAAGAAGATATGGGTGAAGTGATGGTTGCAATCCAGGAAGGCGAAAAAGAGGATGTTGCTGCACAGAACTGGATTGACGCCAATGCCGACAAAGTCGCAGAATGGACAGACGGCGTGGACAAAGTGGACGGCGATGCCATCAAGCTTGCATATGTGGCTTGGGACAGTGAAATTGCGAGTCATAACGTTGTCAAACTTGTACTTGAAGAAATGGGATATAAAGTTACGTTGACACAAGTCGAAGCAGGTCCACTTTGGACAGCTATTGCTGACGGAAGTGCAGATGCATCACTTGCAGCATGGTTGCCTGTGACGCATGAAACGTATGCTAAGAAATTCGATGGTAAATTCGAAGAGCTTGGCACCAATATGGAAGGCGTGAAAATCGGTCTCGTCGTTCCAGCATATATGGACATCGATTCGATTGAAGATTTGAAGGAGTAA
- a CDS encoding tetratricopeptide repeat-containing diguanylate cyclase — protein sequence MEKEDLVSLQRNVLKLRVEGKYEETIEACFQLLEAGLAANDPKSILTAQINNAASFYCIGAIEEAFYSIDAYLEYCTDNGDEADRLNGCNVLFLLHEFNKDYEKAKETLENAIELGKNLGHFNIVSNAYSNYSMILAKENNFESALSMAKTGLEMAELHEPRTPILEFRVKLNIANALIGLEELKDAEQLVKEMVNDPILASFIREKTQVHDLYGRYLMQKKMYREALQAYDTAKELAESYNDRNLLKGILEKRCKLCDLMDDVQRGYKAQQEYINLLSDLRQHEVSMAAVKIGVKHRISTIERRANTDFLTGLYNRSYMETTTDKWLAEAACSGESIVCIAFDLDNLKSLNDTYGHIFGDEIIKKIGQECARHIRSGDLIGRFGGDEFAIILRNLSLEEAQQKAENLLEAVRSIKIEKDGIYISLTASVGIADNVGGTIGTFTELFHQADVALYQAKENGKNRICIMS from the coding sequence ATGGAGAAGGAAGATTTAGTTTCATTGCAGCGAAATGTCCTGAAGTTGCGAGTGGAAGGTAAATATGAAGAGACAATTGAAGCATGCTTTCAATTGTTAGAGGCAGGTTTAGCAGCGAATGACCCGAAATCCATTTTGACTGCCCAAATAAACAATGCCGCGTCTTTTTATTGCATCGGCGCGATTGAAGAGGCGTTTTACAGCATCGATGCGTATCTTGAATATTGCACGGACAATGGCGATGAAGCCGACCGGTTAAATGGATGCAACGTCCTTTTCCTACTACACGAATTTAATAAAGACTACGAGAAGGCAAAGGAAACACTAGAAAACGCGATTGAATTGGGTAAGAATCTCGGGCACTTCAATATTGTCAGCAATGCGTACAGCAACTATAGTATGATTCTGGCAAAAGAAAACAATTTTGAGAGCGCCCTTTCCATGGCGAAAACTGGACTTGAAATGGCCGAGCTTCATGAACCGAGGACTCCAATATTGGAATTCAGGGTGAAGCTGAACATTGCAAACGCTTTAATTGGCTTAGAAGAACTTAAAGACGCAGAACAACTCGTAAAAGAGATGGTAAATGACCCGATTCTTGCTTCCTTCATTCGAGAAAAAACGCAAGTACATGATTTGTACGGACGTTATTTAATGCAGAAAAAGATGTACCGGGAAGCATTGCAAGCATACGACACAGCGAAAGAGCTTGCGGAAAGCTATAATGACAGGAATTTGCTCAAAGGCATTTTGGAAAAGAGATGCAAGCTTTGTGATCTAATGGACGATGTGCAACGTGGTTACAAAGCCCAGCAAGAATATATCAATCTGTTAAGCGATCTGCGTCAGCATGAAGTTTCAATGGCGGCAGTCAAAATAGGCGTGAAGCATCGGATTTCGACTATCGAGCGCCGGGCCAACACTGATTTCCTCACCGGACTGTACAACCGGAGCTACATGGAAACGACGACGGACAAATGGCTTGCCGAAGCTGCTTGTTCTGGCGAAAGCATCGTCTGTATCGCATTCGATCTCGACAATCTTAAAAGCTTGAACGATACGTATGGCCACATATTCGGCGACGAAATCATTAAGAAAATCGGACAAGAATGCGCCAGGCATATCAGAAGCGGTGACTTGATAGGCCGGTTCGGCGGCGACGAATTCGCCATCATCCTGCGGAATCTTTCCCTGGAAGAAGCCCAACAGAAAGCGGAAAACCTGCTCGAAGCCGTCCGTTCAATCAAAATCGAGAAAGACGGCATCTACATTTCATTAACCGCTAGCGTCGGCATCGCCGATAACGTGGGCGGCACAATCGGGACTTTCACCGAACTGTTCCACCAAGCAGACGTAGCGCTTTATCAAGCGAAAGAAAACGGGAAAAACCGAATTTGTATAATGAGTTAA
- a CDS encoding ABC transporter permease: MDNLLPRLPFASWIDNGVDWLVTNFGSVFDGISAFLKGIVEGAVDLMDVVPSIVLAILFALLAWFVSTRRIALFTLVGLLFIDYLGYWYSMLQMLSLVITSVVIALVIGIPLGIWASQKSTAKKIISPILDLMQTMPAFVYLLPAIFFFNIGVVPGVVASVIFSMPPTIRLTMLGIEQVPKDLIEATEAFGSTTWQRLLKVQIPLAQPTIMAGVNQSIMLSLSMVVIASMVGAPGLGEEVYRAVTQLKTGVGFETGLSIVIVAIILDRITQHAGKKKQGGTI, translated from the coding sequence ATGGATAATCTTTTACCTCGCTTGCCATTTGCAAGTTGGATCGACAACGGTGTTGATTGGCTTGTAACCAATTTCGGCTCGGTCTTTGATGGCATTTCCGCCTTTTTGAAAGGCATTGTCGAAGGAGCGGTCGATTTGATGGACGTAGTGCCATCTATAGTACTAGCGATCCTGTTCGCTTTGCTCGCCTGGTTCGTTTCCACGCGAAGGATTGCACTGTTCACATTGGTCGGCCTGTTGTTCATTGACTATCTCGGCTATTGGTATTCGATGTTGCAAATGCTTTCGCTTGTCATCACATCCGTCGTCATTGCGCTCGTCATCGGTATTCCGCTAGGCATATGGGCTTCGCAGAAATCGACGGCGAAGAAGATCATCAGCCCTATTTTGGACTTGATGCAGACGATGCCGGCATTCGTATATTTATTGCCAGCAATCTTTTTCTTCAATATTGGCGTCGTGCCTGGCGTCGTCGCATCGGTTATCTTCTCGATGCCGCCGACGATCCGGCTGACAATGCTTGGAATTGAACAAGTGCCGAAAGATTTAATTGAAGCGACCGAAGCGTTCGGCTCGACGACGTGGCAGCGGCTGTTGAAAGTGCAAATACCGCTCGCCCAACCGACTATCATGGCAGGGGTCAACCAAAGCATCATGCTTTCCCTATCCATGGTCGTCATCGCGTCTATGGTCGGCGCACCGGGACTAGGCGAGGAAGTGTACAGGGCGGTGACACAATTGAAGACAGGTGTAGGATTTGAAACGGGTCTATCGATTGTCATCGTCGCGATCATCCTCGACCGGATTACACAGCACGCAGGCAAGAAAAAACAAGGGGGAACTATTTAA
- a CDS encoding MerR family transcriptional regulator — translation MKTITEVAESFGVSTRTIRYYEEIGLLAPVRSEGNQRLYSNAELAKLKLIFRGKRYGFTLDDIKEMVLLFDKDRTGQKQLEVTIEYGKCRIGEIDRKIRELQEMKAEMVELLEEFTEKLDGSKGE, via the coding sequence CTGAAGACAATTACGGAAGTGGCGGAATCATTCGGCGTGTCGACGCGTACAATCCGGTATTATGAGGAAATCGGACTGTTGGCACCGGTTCGGTCAGAGGGGAATCAGCGGCTCTATTCCAATGCTGAACTCGCGAAGCTTAAACTCATTTTTCGCGGCAAGCGGTACGGATTTACACTGGACGACATCAAAGAGATGGTGCTGCTGTTCGACAAGGATCGGACAGGACAAAAACAGCTTGAAGTGACGATCGAATATGGTAAATGCAGAATCGGGGAAATCGATCGGAAAATCCGGGAGTTGCAGGAAATGAAAGCTGAAATGGTAGAGTTGCTCGAAGAATTCACTGAAAAATTGGATGGTTCGAAAGGGGAATGA
- a CDS encoding class I adenylate-forming enzyme family protein, which produces MNSSQLLERNARKYPKTEAVVCMGKRTTYEELDNRVNRFGHALLNEGIQKGSKVALFLPNVEEFIVAYFATQRIGAVVVPINVKLATEELTYVLDHSDAEAIVVHELLFETVKSLKTPSLLIKTGEASGNWKAFETLIQNADDIPIPCNLTEDDESTILYTSGTTGNPKGVLFSYRNILTVASMIAVEMEFKPESRVLLMMPLSHSAPLHLFMMAGMYVGATLVLTPTFTPDLLIDTVEKERTTHFFGAPVAYLLTAGQPRLKDADLSSMKWWIYGGAPLSANEVSMVKTAFRTDNLVCVYGLTEAGPSGSLLLADEHATKSGSIGRRAPLHTELRIVNEDGIDVPPGEIGEIVLLGEGNMLGYYKNTEATKEAFIGEWLKTGDLAKFDEDGYIWIVDRKKDLIISGGVNIYPKEIEETILGYPGIREVAVVGVPHPEWGETVKAVFAATNPVDSGELKAFLLEHLAKYKVPRLYEQVEALPRNASGKILKQPLRG; this is translated from the coding sequence ATGAACAGTTCACAGCTGTTGGAGAGGAATGCAAGGAAGTACCCAAAAACGGAGGCCGTAGTCTGCATGGGGAAGCGGACTACGTACGAAGAATTGGACAACCGTGTCAACCGGTTCGGGCATGCGCTTCTGAATGAAGGCATCCAAAAAGGGTCGAAAGTGGCGTTGTTCTTGCCAAATGTCGAAGAATTCATCGTTGCCTATTTTGCAACACAACGAATCGGCGCTGTCGTAGTTCCAATCAACGTCAAGCTGGCAACGGAAGAATTGACGTATGTGCTCGACCATTCAGACGCAGAAGCAATCGTTGTGCATGAATTGCTATTTGAAACAGTGAAGTCACTTAAAACACCTTCTTTATTAATCAAAACAGGCGAGGCGTCCGGAAACTGGAAAGCCTTTGAAACGCTTATCCAAAACGCGGACGACATACCGATTCCGTGCAATCTGACAGAAGACGATGAATCAACGATCCTATATACGTCCGGAACGACCGGAAATCCGAAAGGGGTGCTGTTCAGCTATCGCAACATCCTTACCGTCGCATCGATGATCGCCGTCGAAATGGAGTTCAAGCCGGAAAGCCGCGTCCTCCTCATGATGCCGCTCAGCCATTCGGCGCCCCTTCATTTATTCATGATGGCAGGAATGTATGTAGGTGCGACACTCGTCCTGACGCCGACATTCACGCCTGACCTTCTGATCGACACGGTGGAAAAGGAGAGGACGACCCATTTCTTCGGCGCGCCAGTCGCGTACTTGCTCACGGCTGGGCAACCACGATTGAAAGATGCTGATCTGTCTTCGATGAAATGGTGGATTTACGGAGGAGCGCCGCTATCCGCGAATGAAGTGAGTATGGTGAAGACCGCTTTCCGGACGGACAATCTTGTGTGCGTTTATGGCCTGACGGAAGCGGGCCCGAGCGGCTCATTGCTGTTGGCGGATGAGCATGCAACGAAGTCCGGAAGCATCGGACGCCGAGCACCGCTTCATACGGAGCTTCGGATTGTGAATGAAGACGGCATAGACGTGCCTCCGGGAGAAATCGGTGAAATCGTCCTACTCGGCGAAGGGAATATGCTCGGCTATTATAAAAATACGGAAGCGACGAAAGAAGCGTTCATCGGGGAGTGGCTCAAGACCGGAGACTTGGCGAAGTTCGATGAGGACGGCTATATATGGATTGTCGATCGCAAGAAGGACTTGATCATTTCGGGCGGCGTCAACATCTATCCTAAAGAAATCGAGGAGACGATACTCGGCTATCCAGGCATCCGTGAAGTAGCGGTCGTCGGCGTGCCGCATCCCGAATGGGGTGAAACAGTGAAAGCGGTGTTCGCAGCAACAAATCCGGTAGACAGCGGGGAATTAAAAGCATTCCTCCTCGAGCATCTTGCCAAATATAAAGTGCCTCGTCTGTACGAACAAGTAGAAGCATTGCCACGGAACGCTTCCGGAAAAATCTTGAAGCAGCCATTGAGGGGGTGA
- a CDS encoding acyl-CoA dehydrogenase family protein codes for MKVVQEAESIKTENFYEGDDTLRLILEEHLQGPFLEYAKRELSLFGELCANEIDERAKHTDREGEPRLIRYDKFGEEVSEVWVNEGYKKTVQETYDTGIVGYVHKEIPELGHKGNYTYSFAQGYLLSHAEPGFYCPVTLSMATAYLLDHYADAQVKNLFLGNVCSTGEVPLYEGATFLTERQGGSDVGANVVKAVKDGDHYRLYGEKYFASNAGMAGVAMVLARMEGAQEGSRGLTLFAVPWHKEDGKPNGLRIRRLKDKLGVRAVPSGEVEFDGALAYTIGEPSKGLYYMMEALNLSRICNAVASIGIMRRALLESKAYATRRNAFGKPLTDYPMVQDTLGKMAARLHVEVATVFDFIKLYERVTDGAASERETVLNRLFIALIKKETAEQAIHFAHEAIEMHGGNGYIEDFVTPRLLRDAQVLTVWEGTANILGLELIRLVNKFEAHKLFIDEMRNRLVIVNDCEMKKALTGELNKLSTDLQAFASYDNALQTFEAKGLMKRMAHLYESVIALEWATKHGGKFEKLAEIYIEDTWSLREVGDDMKTVAYFTEII; via the coding sequence ATGAAAGTCGTGCAGGAAGCGGAATCCATCAAGACTGAAAACTTCTACGAAGGCGATGACACGCTCCGCTTAATTCTCGAAGAGCATTTGCAAGGGCCATTCCTAGAGTATGCGAAAAGGGAGCTTTCCCTTTTCGGCGAGCTTTGCGCAAATGAAATCGATGAGCGTGCAAAGCATACCGACCGTGAAGGGGAGCCTCGCCTTATAAGATATGACAAGTTCGGCGAGGAAGTTTCCGAAGTTTGGGTGAATGAAGGCTACAAGAAAACCGTCCAGGAAACGTATGACACCGGGATTGTCGGATATGTCCACAAGGAAATTCCTGAGCTTGGCCATAAGGGGAACTACACGTACAGCTTCGCACAAGGCTATTTATTGTCGCATGCCGAGCCCGGGTTTTATTGCCCCGTTACACTGTCGATGGCGACCGCCTATTTGCTTGACCATTACGCGGATGCACAAGTGAAAAACTTGTTCCTCGGCAATGTGTGCTCGACAGGAGAAGTACCGTTATACGAAGGAGCGACATTTCTAACGGAGCGTCAAGGCGGATCGGATGTCGGAGCGAACGTTGTGAAAGCTGTAAAAGACGGCGATCACTATCGCTTATACGGTGAGAAATACTTCGCTTCGAACGCGGGCATGGCAGGCGTGGCTATGGTGCTTGCTAGAATGGAAGGCGCGCAGGAAGGGTCACGCGGATTGACGTTATTCGCCGTTCCATGGCACAAGGAAGACGGTAAACCGAACGGGCTCCGCATCCGCCGTTTGAAAGATAAATTAGGCGTCCGCGCCGTCCCTTCCGGAGAAGTCGAATTCGACGGTGCACTCGCCTATACGATCGGGGAGCCGTCGAAAGGGCTCTATTATATGATGGAAGCCCTCAACCTGTCGCGCATTTGCAACGCGGTCGCCTCCATCGGCATCATGCGGCGCGCCTTGCTGGAATCAAAAGCGTACGCAACCCGCCGGAATGCATTCGGCAAGCCTCTCACTGACTATCCGATGGTGCAGGACACGCTCGGAAAAATGGCGGCGAGGCTTCATGTTGAAGTGGCAACCGTCTTTGATTTCATCAAACTGTATGAACGTGTCACAGATGGCGCAGCATCCGAACGCGAAACGGTCCTGAACCGACTTTTCATTGCGCTCATCAAGAAGGAGACCGCCGAGCAGGCAATCCACTTTGCTCATGAAGCGATTGAAATGCATGGGGGCAACGGCTATATCGAGGATTTCGTCACACCGCGCCTATTGCGGGACGCCCAAGTGCTCACCGTATGGGAAGGCACCGCCAATATTCTAGGGCTAGAACTTATTCGTCTCGTCAATAAATTCGAAGCGCATAAGCTGTTCATCGACGAAATGCGCAACCGCCTCGTCATTGTAAATGACTGTGAGATGAAAAAAGCTTTAACGGGCGAACTAAATAAGCTATCCACTGACCTTCAAGCATTTGCAAGCTACGACAATGCCCTCCAAACATTTGAAGCGAAAGGCCTCATGAAGCGTATGGCCCATCTATACGAAAGCGTCATTGCGCTTGAATGGGCGACGAAACATGGAGGCAAATTTGAAAAGCTGGCGGAGATTTATATTGAAGATACATGGTCATTGCGAGAAGTCGGAGATGACATGAAGACAGTCGCATATTTTACGGAAATCATTTGA
- a CDS encoding competence protein ComK: protein MSRNRFSHDHQTVHALCWAKTTGGMSEIITTHGLYLSDLTPMELLKQLPEANQVILQTEPPDHIDCVWIFTRSFETFEVEEYLTDVIFADGTSLLIPVRKNFIDETSKRLHTFTYHEGQLNYIFPSIKEFNQQYYSIEYRR, encoded by the coding sequence ATGTCACGTAACCGTTTTTCACATGACCATCAGACTGTTCACGCCTTATGTTGGGCTAAAACGACCGGTGGCATGTCGGAGATCATCACGACACATGGTCTCTATCTTTCTGATCTAACGCCTATGGAATTACTCAAGCAACTTCCCGAGGCGAATCAGGTCATATTACAAACAGAACCGCCGGACCATATCGATTGTGTTTGGATTTTCACTCGTTCTTTTGAAACGTTCGAAGTGGAAGAGTATCTCACAGATGTCATTTTCGCTGATGGTACAAGTCTTCTAATCCCTGTCCGTAAAAATTTTATTGATGAGACAAGTAAGCGTTTACATACCTTCACGTACCATGAAGGACAACTGAACTACATATTCCCTAGCATCAAAGAGTTCAACCAACAATATTACTCCATTGAATATAGAAGATAG